The following DNA comes from Rhodopseudomonas boonkerdii.
TCTTCCTTGCCGAACCAGCGCCGCGGCATCGCCATGGCCTCGCCATCCGCCTGCGGCCGTTTCGGATCCCGGGCGCAAAGGCCGCGCCGGGTGAATTCCGGCTGGTGGTCGGTGATCAGCCGGAAGCCGGTCCCTGCCCCCGTTGCCAGCACCGGACAACTGCCCGACCGTGCATTGGTGATGCAAGCGGTGCGCGCGAAGAAATCGTTCAGGAAACTCACCGTCTCGGCCAGCCGCTCGCGTGACAGCGCCAGCTTCTTGTGGACGTCGAGGCCGAGCGTCGGCAGCGCGCCGCACATGGCGCCGGTCTCGTCGAACTGGATCGGCTCATAGGCGGTCTGCAGCACGTTCGCAGGCTGCACGCCGAACCCGTCGCGCAACGCATCGCGCAGCGCCACCATGCGCTCGTCAAGCTGCTCCATATAGGCGCGCGACACCTGCGGCGAAAACCGGATCTGCTTGCCGAGCAGACTTGCGATCGGCGCGAGGTCGCCCGCGGTTTCGGTCATCGCATAGACCATCAGCGGCGAGAAGCCGACATCGTTGCCGCCGATTGACAGCAGCAGCGTATCGATCGGCCGCTTGCGCTCCGAAGGCGCGCACCAGGCCTTGGAAACCGGCGTATTCGCCACCTGCACGCTGCCGCTCGCATAGGTCGGCAGGTTATAGGTTGCGCGCTGGGTGCGGCCTTGCGGACTCCTGCAGATCAGGTCGGCGAGCTGATCGAGCTGCGAGCGCACCATGGGGTTGCCCGCGCCCTCGCGCGACTTCTTCTCGAGAAAGAGTCCTTCGGTGATTTCGGCGCCCGTGCAGGCCAGGCTGACCAGCGTCACCGAGCGATGCGGATTTTCCATCGCCATCTGCAGGCCGACGCGGAACGGATAGCCGTATTGCGAGCGATGGCAGTCGGGGCTGAGCCAGCGTGGATTGGCGGCATTGAACGCCTTTTCGAATTGCGCCGAAGCCAGCGGGAAATACAGCTCCTGCTCTTCGTCGGACAGTTTCCGCCGCGGCAGGTTCTTGTAGTCGAAGCTTCCGGCCGGAGCAGCGGGCGTCAGTTTCTGCTGGGATTTGGCCGTGCTGCGCGTCGCCATTTCCTCGCGCAGCAGGGTCGGATCGTAGACCATCTCGCGCACGGCGCTGAATGTCACCGGAACGTCCGGATTGCTCTCGCCCGAAGCGAAGGAATCGCCGAGCGCGACGATGAACAGATCCTCCACGGCGACGAGTTCGTTCAGCATCCGCCCGCCGGGCAATGCCACCTGCACCGTCGCGCCGGAGAGATTGCGATCGACCGAGAACGGCAGACGATTGATCTTCAGCGGCGAGGCGCAGGATTGCGTGCGGGTTTCGGCCTTGCTGCCGGGGCGGCGCGGCGTCCAGCTCCAGGCGCAATCGCCCGCGCCGGCTTCGGCGATCCGGTCGGGGGTCAAACGGATCACCACCGTATGCGCATCCGGCAACACATAGTCTTCCTTCGCGGTGCCCCACGAATAGCGGCGATCGCAGGACGAAAGATAACGTCCCTGCCGGCTGTCATAACAGACGGCATCGATGGTCTGTGCCGCCCAGCCGAGACGCGAACGATGATAGCCCGCGCGCGCAGTGTCGGCGCAACTGGTCGGACTGGTCTTGTCGGTGCAATCGGGATCGTTCAGCCGTCGTTCGGTGCGCCACACCACATCGGCAGGCGGCAGCACCGCTCCGTTGCGGGCGGCGGGATAGCCGCGCTCATACATGGCGAAGGAGGCAGCGTTCTTGAAAAAGCGGAACGGGCTCTCGACCTGCCACAGCAGATCGGAGGCGCGCGCATGATGGCCGAAGGACGACACCAGCAACGTCGTGGCCCCCACGACGAACGTTACAAGCAATTTCATTTTCAATTTCCGGATTGGCAGCATCGGGTTTGTCGTGCTGACGGCCAATCGGGTTCACCGCCGCGGCGGCCCGCCGCAGGCAACGATCGCGCAGTCCTTCCGCGGCACAGCGGCATGCGTAATCCATCTTCCTTCGCCAGATCAGCCCGCGCGTTTCGGCTGCCAGAGCACGGTCGATCCCGGAAACCGGCCCCTTTTCGGGATCATGCTCTATTGAAACGAATTGCGGACCGCGCAACGCACGAACGTTAACCAGCCAGCAAATCATGCGCCATTCAGCGCAGCATCACACCACCTGTCATCGACGAAAACATCGCCTTGAGCGGTTTATGTGGGAGAGTAGTCGCAAGATCAGCACGGTGGTGACCATGCAGCCTGCCGCTACTATCGGAACGGTTTCGAACCAGACGGCGATCCGCGGCAACACGCCGCTTCAGCCGGCGCGGCGCGTCTCCCAGCGTCGGCCGGCCTACATCGCCCAAGCCGTCAGCCACGTCCTCGATGGCGCCATCCTGTTCGCCTATGCCGGCCTCGGCGTCACGACGGTCACCACCGGCCTCGTCTATCTCACGCTGCGGCTCGCCGTGATCGGCGTCACCTTCTTCCTGTCCGAAGCGCGCGTCAGCGATCGGCTGAGGGATCACTATCTGTTCGTGCCGCTCAGTCTGGTCAGCATCACCATCCAGATCGGCGCGATCTATCTCGTGCCGCAGATCGGCTTCTACTTTATCGCCATGATCTTCGTCGTGCTCGGTTTCGGCGCGCTGCGCTTGAACGTCCGGCAGATCGGCATCGTCTGGGCTTACGCCACGTTCGGCCTCGCCGTGCTTTTCCTCATGACCGACAAGCCCATCGGCCTTCCCATGGAGGATGCCGCAGACCGCGCGCTCGCGCTGGCCTGTTTCGTCAGCACGCTTGCCCGTTGCGTCGGCGCCAGCCTCTACGGCTCGTCGATGCGCGAAACCCTCTATCGCCGCAGCAACGACCTCGCCGCTGCCAATGCGCGGATCGAGGAACTGGCGCAGCTCGACGAACTCACCGGCGCCTATAACCGCCGATACGTCATGAAGTGCCTCGTCGATGAGATCGCCAAGGTCCAGCGCGGCGCGCGCGGTTGCGTGGCGCTGATCGATCTCGATCACTTCAAGCGCATCAATGACCGTTTCGGCCACCCCGCCGGCGACGACGTGCTGCGCCGCTTCGCGAGCTCGCTTCTCGCCAATATCCGCATGGTCGACAAGCTCGGCCGTTATGGCGGTGAGGAATTCCTGCTGGTCCTGCCGGATACGAATCTCGATCAGGCCGTGCAGATCGTCGAGCGGCAGCGTGGCATCATTGCCGCGATCGACTGGC
Coding sequences within:
- a CDS encoding GGDEF domain-containing protein — protein: MWESSRKISTVVTMQPAATIGTVSNQTAIRGNTPLQPARRVSQRRPAYIAQAVSHVLDGAILFAYAGLGVTTVTTGLVYLTLRLAVIGVTFFLSEARVSDRLRDHYLFVPLSLVSITIQIGAIYLVPQIGFYFIAMIFVVLGFGALRLNVRQIGIVWAYATFGLAVLFLMTDKPIGLPMEDAADRALALACFVSTLARCVGASLYGSSMRETLYRRSNDLAAANARIEELAQLDELTGAYNRRYVMKCLVDEIAKVQRGARGCVALIDLDHFKRINDRFGHPAGDDVLRRFASSLLANIRMVDKLGRYGGEEFLLVLPDTNLDQAVQIVERQRGIIAAIDWPSLSSDLALTLSAGVSEIGPYDTPEELLARADRALYRAKDAGRNRVLAAAQRRRFG